The following are from one region of the Endozoicomonas sp. 4G genome:
- a CDS encoding restriction endonuclease subunit S: MVPEGWRKGVLEDIAIVTSGGTPSRGVAEYWCGSIPWVTTSEVNFCEIYDSSQKITDEGLNNSSAKMFPVGTILMAMYGQGKTRGQVAKLAVEAATNQACAAILLKLGYDSDFYFQYLQSQYSNIRQLSNGGGQDNLSGTIVKSIPVPIAPQPEQRKIAKILGTWDKAITTTEQLLTNSQQQKKALMQQLLTGKRRLLGFQESSGFHKTRYGLVPDDWGFVGIEDVAIQIVKKNSDGLELPVLSCSKYDGFVDSLKYFKKKVYSDDTSTYKVVERNSFGFPSNHIEEGSIGYQDLYDSGVVSPIYTVFKTNEMVHDGYLYKLLKTDHYRQIFAASTNASVDRRGSLRWKEFSKIKIPLPSFDEQSAISEVIQSAEDECQILKKRVKALKQEKKALMQQLLTGKRRVTIEENTPD; this comes from the coding sequence ATGGTGCCTGAGGGGTGGAGGAAAGGAGTTTTAGAAGATATTGCTATTGTAACTTCGGGAGGCACTCCAAGCCGGGGCGTAGCTGAATACTGGTGTGGAAGTATCCCATGGGTCACTACGAGTGAAGTTAACTTTTGTGAGATATACGACTCATCGCAAAAAATCACTGATGAGGGGCTGAATAACTCTTCAGCTAAGATGTTTCCGGTTGGCACAATCTTAATGGCGATGTATGGGCAGGGTAAAACCCGTGGGCAAGTTGCAAAACTTGCTGTTGAAGCAGCAACGAATCAAGCTTGTGCAGCAATTCTTCTCAAACTTGGCTATGACTCGGATTTTTATTTTCAGTATTTGCAAAGCCAGTACAGCAATATTAGGCAACTAAGCAATGGTGGCGGACAAGATAATTTAAGCGGAACTATTGTCAAATCTATCCCCGTTCCGATCGCTCCGCAGCCAGAGCAACGCAAAATCGCCAAAATCCTTGGCACATGGGACAAAGCCATCACCACCACAGAACAACTGCTCACCAACAGCCAACAGCAGAAAAAAGCACTGATGCAGCAGTTGTTGACGGGGAAGAGGCGATTGCTTGGTTTTCAGGAAAGCTCTGGGTTCCATAAAACACGTTATGGATTGGTTCCTGATGACTGGGGCTTCGTAGGTATTGAAGATGTTGCCATACAGATTGTGAAGAAAAACTCTGACGGTTTGGAGCTGCCAGTGCTGTCTTGCTCGAAATATGATGGTTTTGTTGATTCGTTAAAATACTTTAAGAAAAAGGTCTATAGCGATGATACCAGCACGTACAAAGTGGTTGAACGCAACAGCTTCGGTTTTCCTTCTAACCATATTGAAGAAGGTTCCATTGGATATCAGGACTTGTATGATTCTGGAGTCGTTAGCCCGATATACACAGTCTTTAAAACCAATGAGATGGTTCACGATGGTTATCTATACAAACTTTTGAAAACCGATCATTACCGGCAAATCTTTGCAGCTTCAACCAATGCTTCTGTTGATCGTAGAGGCAGTCTGCGCTGGAAGGAGTTCAGTAAAATCAAAATACCTTTACCTTCCTTTGATGAGCAAAGTGCAATTTCTGAGGTCATCCAGTCTGCAGAAGATGAATGTCAGATTCTTAAGAAAAGGGTTAAAGCTCTCAAACAAGAGAAAAAAGCCCTGATGCAGCAGCTACTCACCGGCAAGCGCCGGGTCACCATTGAGGAAAACACACCAGACTAA
- a CDS encoding type II toxin-antitoxin system Phd/YefM family antitoxin produces MRRVLADCSASISEFKKNPTALLAQSDGSPIAILNHNKPTAYLIPAETYEWLMDALDDHELSQLVEERRKDRAQAVEVNLDDL; encoded by the coding sequence ATGAGACGGGTATTAGCGGACTGTTCAGCCAGTATTTCAGAGTTCAAGAAAAACCCGACAGCACTGCTGGCTCAGTCAGATGGTTCACCCATAGCAATCCTCAACCACAATAAGCCAACGGCTTATCTGATCCCGGCAGAGACCTACGAGTGGCTAATGGATGCGCTGGATGACCATGAGCTGTCACAGTTGGTAGAGGAGCGACGGAAAGACAGGGCTCAGGCTGTGGAAGTAAATCTGGATGACTTATAA
- a CDS encoding restriction endonuclease subunit S — MSVIQIRNLLPDTGGINWPALAHTELTGRKKPDWLTEGDILFVMRGQNNIAVCLHNTPEQTVCSPHFFHLRVKKTDQLLPEFLAWQINQQPCQRYLQKGREGSVQSSVRRGVLEAMEISVPPMALQKKVMAMVEAAHQERQVLKRMIDNRERQLNQIANNILNTQYDIRGEDNND; from the coding sequence GTGTCTGTTATACAGATTCGTAATCTGTTGCCAGACACTGGTGGCATCAACTGGCCAGCACTTGCACACACTGAGCTGACGGGGCGCAAAAAACCCGATTGGCTGACAGAGGGTGATATTTTGTTTGTCATGCGCGGGCAGAACAACATCGCAGTCTGTTTGCACAATACGCCAGAGCAAACCGTTTGTTCGCCCCACTTTTTTCACCTGCGGGTGAAAAAAACTGACCAGCTATTGCCTGAGTTTCTGGCATGGCAGATCAATCAGCAACCCTGCCAGAGATACTTGCAAAAAGGTCGTGAAGGCAGCGTTCAGTCAAGTGTTCGCCGTGGTGTGCTTGAGGCGATGGAAATCAGCGTCCCCCCAATGGCATTACAGAAGAAGGTAATGGCTATGGTTGAGGCGGCGCATCAGGAGCGACAGGTACTCAAACGTATGATTGATAATCGGGAACGGCAGTTAAACCAAATTGCCAATAACATTTTAAACACTCAATACGATATCCGGGGAGAAGACAATAATGACTGA
- a CDS encoding HsdR family type I site-specific deoxyribonuclease: protein MMNTTQEPLPQFQEERSAKIPALSLLCNLGWTFLSPEQALAARGDRTSEVVLKEILRSELRKRRFNFAGKEHPLSERTIDGIVAEMSTPALNEGLAVANEKLYNHMLLGISVTEFMENGKKATPTIQLIDWVNPANNSFCFTEEFSVQRTNRSDHRRPDIVCFVNGLPLVVIEAKRPDSKTSGGPIIEEGISQNIRNQRQDEIPRLFAYSQLLLSINGSEGQYATQGTPAKFWSVWREEVFTEAEMFAQKNKKLTHQQKDPLFGHRSKQDREWYDSLIAGGELAVTDQDRLLISLLTPERLLEMTRLFILFDKKTGKLVARYQQVFGIKRLLERIKTRRPDGSRKGGITWHTTGSGKSLTMVFLSRALVLLQDLAMCRIVLVTDRKDLENQLSNTFSSTGELSGKKGKSKAKMTTGRQLAAEISHGTERILFSLIDKFRTATKLPECRNESSDLIVLVDEGHRSHGGENHIRMKQAMPNAAFIAFTGTPLLKESKKTNKFGPIIHAYTMQRAVEDGTITPLLYEERIPDLDVNERAIDRWFERVTDGLTTQQKADLKRKYARKKEVYQAEDRLRLIALDIAFHFSKNIDEGLKGQLACGSKLDAIRYKKFLDELGEFESAVVISAPDSREGNKEVDESNIPEVTKWWQDNVGNQKDDDYANEVIERFDKDDKLKLLIVVDKLLTGFDEPKNTVLYIDKPLKQHNLIQAIARVNRLHPLKEFGLLIDYRGILGELDTTLKDYQDLASRTQAGFDVDDLEGLYSQMSTEYKRLPRLYDELRTIFADVKNKADIEAMRQVLVPKMEERNGELVDVHLKVREDFYSALSAFTRCLKVALQSSTFFEDKSFTEADRDHYKDTVKQFSSLRKLAMQDAGESVNYDEYAEKIKKLMDKHVVGVEVREPAGVYEVARMGARQKPEEWSEDKIRNETDIIKTRIARKIEQDLDDDPYAKAAFSKLLKDAIREAEALFDHPLKQYLLFKEFNEDLEERKLDEIPDQFEENRHAQALFGIFKIVLPEVIDPAENDDLQVWIDLAFTVDSLVNTSVAENSINPQNIEASIRKTLLPLLFKKCKEVGAGMDQAKLMVEYIVRMTRKGVSSVG from the coding sequence ATGATGAACACCACCCAAGAACCTCTTCCCCAATTTCAGGAAGAGCGCTCCGCAAAAATTCCTGCCCTGTCACTGTTGTGTAACCTGGGCTGGACTTTCCTTTCGCCAGAGCAGGCACTGGCTGCCAGAGGCGATAGAACCTCTGAGGTGGTTTTGAAAGAGATTCTGCGCTCAGAACTGCGCAAACGGCGCTTTAATTTTGCCGGAAAAGAGCACCCTCTGTCAGAACGCACCATCGACGGTATTGTCGCAGAAATGTCGACTCCGGCACTCAATGAAGGGCTGGCGGTCGCTAATGAAAAACTCTACAACCATATGTTGCTGGGTATTTCGGTCACCGAGTTTATGGAAAATGGCAAAAAAGCCACACCGACTATTCAGCTGATAGACTGGGTGAATCCTGCCAATAACAGCTTCTGTTTTACAGAAGAGTTCTCAGTTCAACGCACCAACAGGTCCGATCACAGACGACCCGATATTGTCTGCTTTGTGAATGGCCTGCCACTGGTGGTCATTGAAGCAAAAAGGCCAGACAGCAAAACCTCCGGAGGGCCAATCATTGAGGAAGGTATCTCTCAAAACATTCGTAATCAGAGACAGGATGAGATACCCCGTCTGTTTGCCTACAGTCAATTACTGCTTTCTATCAATGGCAGTGAAGGTCAGTACGCCACCCAGGGAACACCGGCTAAATTCTGGTCAGTCTGGCGAGAGGAAGTGTTCACCGAAGCTGAGATGTTTGCCCAAAAGAACAAGAAGCTGACCCATCAGCAAAAAGATCCGCTGTTTGGACACCGCTCAAAACAGGATCGTGAGTGGTATGACAGCCTGATTGCCGGTGGTGAGCTTGCTGTTACGGATCAGGACCGCCTGCTTATCAGCTTGTTAACGCCTGAACGACTTCTGGAAATGACCCGGTTGTTTATTCTGTTTGATAAAAAAACCGGCAAGTTGGTAGCCCGTTATCAACAGGTGTTTGGCATTAAGCGCTTGCTTGAGCGCATCAAAACCCGAAGGCCTGATGGCAGTCGGAAAGGTGGGATTACCTGGCATACCACAGGGTCTGGTAAATCGTTGACAATGGTCTTCCTCTCTCGGGCACTGGTGTTACTGCAGGATCTGGCCATGTGCCGGATAGTCTTGGTGACTGACAGAAAGGATCTGGAAAATCAGCTCAGTAACACTTTTTCATCAACCGGAGAGCTTTCGGGTAAAAAAGGGAAAAGTAAAGCCAAAATGACCACCGGACGGCAGTTGGCTGCAGAGATTAGCCATGGCACAGAACGGATACTTTTCTCTCTGATCGATAAGTTCCGCACAGCCACCAAACTGCCAGAATGCCGAAACGAAAGTTCAGACTTGATTGTACTGGTGGATGAAGGCCACCGGAGTCATGGTGGCGAAAACCATATTCGTATGAAACAGGCTATGCCAAATGCGGCCTTTATTGCGTTTACGGGAACACCGCTTCTTAAAGAGAGCAAAAAAACCAATAAATTCGGGCCTATTATCCATGCCTACACCATGCAACGTGCGGTCGAGGATGGAACCATTACTCCGCTTCTTTATGAAGAGCGCATTCCCGATCTGGATGTCAATGAGCGTGCTATTGATCGCTGGTTTGAGCGGGTCACGGATGGACTCACTACTCAACAAAAAGCGGACCTCAAACGAAAATACGCACGCAAAAAAGAGGTGTATCAGGCAGAAGACCGATTGCGATTGATTGCCCTGGATATCGCCTTTCACTTTTCAAAGAATATAGATGAAGGGCTTAAAGGTCAGCTGGCCTGTGGTAGTAAACTCGATGCCATTCGCTATAAAAAATTTCTGGATGAGCTGGGAGAGTTTGAATCTGCCGTTGTGATTTCAGCCCCGGACTCAAGGGAAGGTAACAAAGAGGTCGATGAGTCGAACATTCCTGAGGTAACAAAATGGTGGCAAGATAATGTCGGCAATCAGAAAGATGACGATTATGCCAATGAGGTGATTGAACGTTTTGATAAAGACGACAAGCTCAAGCTATTGATTGTTGTCGATAAGTTGCTGACCGGGTTTGATGAACCGAAAAACACTGTACTCTACATCGATAAGCCTCTGAAGCAGCACAACCTTATCCAGGCTATTGCCCGGGTAAACCGCCTACATCCGCTGAAAGAGTTTGGTTTGCTGATTGATTACCGGGGGATTCTGGGCGAACTGGACACCACTCTGAAGGACTATCAGGACCTTGCCTCTCGTACTCAGGCAGGGTTTGATGTTGATGACCTTGAAGGCCTTTACAGTCAGATGAGCACCGAATACAAGCGCCTTCCAAGACTCTACGATGAATTGAGAACTATCTTTGCTGATGTAAAGAATAAGGCTGATATCGAAGCCATGCGTCAGGTGCTCGTACCAAAAATGGAAGAGCGAAATGGGGAGCTGGTGGATGTACATCTCAAAGTCAGGGAAGATTTTTATTCAGCACTTTCGGCTTTTACCCGTTGTTTGAAAGTGGCTTTGCAGTCATCCACATTTTTCGAAGACAAAAGCTTCACTGAAGCAGATCGGGATCACTACAAAGATACGGTAAAACAGTTCAGCAGTCTTAGAAAGCTTGCCATGCAGGATGCTGGAGAATCTGTCAATTACGACGAGTATGCTGAGAAAATCAAAAAACTGATGGACAAGCATGTGGTTGGCGTTGAAGTGCGGGAACCCGCCGGTGTTTACGAAGTGGCCAGAATGGGAGCACGCCAGAAACCGGAGGAGTGGTCCGAAGATAAAATCCGTAATGAAACCGACATTATTAAAACCCGGATTGCTCGAAAAATTGAACAGGATTTGGATGATGATCCCTATGCTAAAGCAGCTTTCTCTAAGTTGTTGAAGGATGCCATTCGTGAGGCAGAGGCACTGTTTGATCATCCGCTGAAACAGTATTTGCTGTTTAAAGAATTTAATGAAGACCTGGAAGAGAGAAAGTTGGATGAAATACCTGATCAGTTTGAGGAAAATCGCCATGCTCAGGCTCTGTTCGGGATTTTTAAAATAGTGCTTCCTGAGGTGATTGACCCGGCAGAGAATGATGATCTTCAGGTTTGGATTGATCTTGCCTTTACGGTGGATTCGCTGGTCAATACTTCTGTGGCAGAAAACTCGATTAATCCCCAAAATATTGAGGCCAGCATTCGTAAGACTTTGCTGCCATTGTTATTCAAAAAATGTAAAGAAGTGGGGGCTGGAATGGATCAGGCGAAATTGATGGTGGAATATATCGTTCGGATGACTCGTAAAGGTGTATCCAGTGTCGGCTGA
- a CDS encoding ATP/GTP-binding protein, whose translation MLLRFSVENYRSFRDRVELSMVPSRVRTHPGHVIPPGSSKDIGALKAAVIYGANASGKSNLIKAMHFARLMITQGSPQGKNLHYDPFLLDKACSQQPSRFEFEIKCGKNNYAYGFMADSKSIQEEWLYKIDKKGESPVFVRTNEQRISFPALKFESKEDKQFLSFTAKATPEHRLFLFECQDRNVTKSLDYIRPLTEVNDWFHQRLNIVFPNSKYHGLEMAVHSDDTVSNLLASILRSFDTGINDLSLKQVDLMKDVYDVPDHIKQDIVSTIEAGEASLVSTPDSTRYQILKNQEGEISTFKLMTSHKNHQGDSVDFDINQESDGSQRILDIAPGLLELFSQDKVYVIDEIDRSLHSEITMAILSHFLSLTTGKHSQLIVTTHESNLLDVNLIRRDEIWFAQKNAEGVSSLYSLEEYQSRPDKDIRKDYLIGRFGGVPVIKDGLNNLVKGLSNG comes from the coding sequence ATGCTCTTGCGATTCTCTGTTGAAAACTATCGATCCTTCAGGGATAGGGTGGAACTATCCATGGTTCCAAGCCGGGTACGCACCCATCCTGGTCATGTTATCCCTCCTGGCAGCTCAAAAGATATCGGTGCTCTCAAAGCCGCTGTTATCTATGGGGCCAATGCGTCAGGCAAATCCAATCTGATTAAGGCGATGCATTTTGCCCGGCTAATGATTACCCAGGGCAGCCCACAGGGAAAAAATCTACACTATGACCCATTCCTGCTGGATAAGGCGTGCTCTCAACAGCCATCGCGCTTTGAGTTTGAGATCAAATGTGGCAAGAATAATTATGCCTATGGTTTTATGGCAGATAGCAAATCCATTCAGGAGGAATGGCTGTACAAAATCGATAAAAAGGGTGAGTCCCCTGTATTTGTTCGAACGAATGAACAGCGGATTTCATTTCCTGCCCTTAAGTTCGAGAGTAAGGAAGATAAGCAGTTTTTATCATTTACTGCCAAAGCAACTCCGGAGCATCGCCTGTTTCTGTTTGAATGCCAGGATCGTAATGTAACCAAGTCATTAGATTATATCAGGCCATTGACGGAGGTTAATGATTGGTTTCATCAAAGGCTTAATATTGTGTTTCCTAATTCAAAGTATCATGGTCTGGAAATGGCGGTTCATTCTGATGATACCGTTAGCAACCTTCTGGCCAGTATACTTAGAAGCTTCGATACAGGTATCAATGATCTGTCGTTAAAACAGGTCGATTTGATGAAAGATGTTTATGATGTTCCTGACCACATTAAACAGGATATTGTGTCAACCATAGAAGCAGGTGAGGCTTCTTTGGTGTCAACGCCTGATAGTACCCGTTACCAGATTTTGAAAAATCAAGAAGGTGAAATCAGTACTTTTAAACTGATGACATCTCATAAAAATCACCAGGGTGACTCCGTCGATTTTGATATCAATCAGGAGTCCGATGGCAGCCAACGTATTTTGGATATTGCTCCCGGATTATTAGAGCTTTTTTCGCAAGACAAGGTTTATGTAATCGATGAAATAGATAGAAGTTTACACTCAGAAATAACAATGGCGATTCTGAGCCACTTTCTATCGTTAACTACCGGAAAACATAGCCAGCTAATTGTCACAACTCATGAGTCCAACCTTCTGGATGTGAACCTTATACGGCGGGATGAGATATGGTTCGCGCAAAAAAATGCAGAAGGCGTATCCAGTTTGTACTCGCTGGAAGAGTACCAGTCCAGACCGGATAAAGACATTCGAAAAGATTACCTGATAGGGCGTTTTGGTGGTGTCCCTGTGATTAAAGATGGCTTGAATAATCTGGTTAAAGGGTTAAGCAATGGCTAG
- a CDS encoding RloB family protein — MARESRSFTRISGVRDPSLIVIACEGAATEPVYFRGVADKSDALGSRLKLKVLPPREANLSAPKYVLQQMNTYKKEFGIGKRDELCLVIDRDQQSWEEKAISEIAKVCDQKQYLLALSNPAFDLWLLLHHLDVSELPQGEQKALYYNKKSALKRKIKEFVASYQSSAPDIDDFWVLTEQAIDHAKKLDKDPASRWPNELGTRVYLILEKILSAKENDIA; from the coding sequence ATGGCTAGAGAATCCCGCTCTTTTACACGCATTAGCGGTGTTCGTGATCCCTCTTTAATTGTCATCGCCTGCGAAGGTGCAGCAACTGAGCCGGTCTATTTCCGGGGAGTTGCGGATAAGTCTGATGCCTTGGGTTCGCGTCTTAAACTGAAGGTTTTACCCCCTCGGGAGGCTAATCTCAGTGCTCCTAAATACGTCTTGCAACAGATGAATACCTACAAGAAGGAATTCGGTATTGGTAAGCGTGACGAACTTTGTCTGGTGATTGACCGGGATCAACAGTCTTGGGAGGAGAAGGCCATTTCTGAAATTGCAAAAGTCTGTGATCAGAAGCAGTACCTCTTGGCATTAAGTAATCCGGCATTTGATCTTTGGCTTCTTCTGCACCATTTGGATGTCTCCGAATTACCGCAAGGGGAGCAGAAAGCACTCTATTACAACAAAAAAAGTGCTCTTAAACGCAAGATCAAGGAGTTCGTTGCCTCCTATCAGTCCTCAGCGCCCGATATTGATGATTTTTGGGTTTTGACAGAGCAGGCGATTGATCACGCGAAAAAGCTGGATAAAGACCCAGCATCTCGCTGGCCTAACGAACTGGGTACGCGAGTTTATTTGATTCTAGAGAAGATCCTGTCGGCCAAGGAAAATGATATAGCATGA
- a CDS encoding helix-turn-helix transcriptional regulator, with protein sequence MSISNIGHTTPTGGNVFSDLGFSPEEAKQLKEDAEGKIKADLKIQLMAEITSTIKNRQLKQEEAARLLNVSRPRVSDVMTGKASKFTIDALVDMLQKLGRSVTLKVA encoded by the coding sequence ATGAGTATCAGTAACATCGGTCATACGACACCAACAGGTGGCAACGTTTTTTCTGATCTGGGTTTTTCCCCTGAAGAAGCAAAACAACTGAAAGAAGACGCAGAAGGGAAGATTAAAGCTGATCTGAAGATTCAGTTAATGGCAGAAATTACCAGTACCATCAAGAATCGTCAGCTTAAGCAGGAAGAAGCTGCACGGCTGTTGAACGTGAGCAGACCCAGAGTTTCTGATGTGATGACAGGAAAGGCCAGTAAGTTCACTATTGATGCATTGGTGGACATGCTACAAAAACTAGGTCGTTCGGTAACACTCAAAGTCGCTTGA
- a CDS encoding type I restriction-modification system subunit M, producing the protein MTDQVNQDAINKALWGACDTFRGTVSADTYKDFILTMLFLKYISDVWQDHYDGYEKEYGDEPELITEMMKSERFIIPEVILRKEDGSIRDRFMGNFSSLWERRHQPGNGERIDRCLHEIEEANGTKLRDSAKSVFQDISFNTDKLGEEKQKNEILRHLLEDFAKPALNLRPSRVGNLDVIGNAYEYLIKNFAAGGGQKAGEFYTPPEVSDLMAELMDPQEGDEGCDPAAGSASLLMKLGQKIRNKTGSKKYALFGQEAIGSTWSLAIMNMFLHGEDNHRIEWGDTIRNPKLLDKQGDLKLFDIVVANPPFSLDKWGQDGAADDKFSRFRRGIPPKTKGDYAFILHMIETLKPGTGRMAVVVPHGVLFRGSTEGKIRQKLIEENLLDAVIGLPEKLFYGTGIPAAILIFKKQRNDNNVLFIDASREFKSGKNQNLLTKDNLKKIIKTYRAQADVDKYSYVASFEEIKENDFNLNIPRYVDTFEEEEEVDLEAVRAERLQLKDELAALEVKMEGYLKELGYGA; encoded by the coding sequence ATGACTGATCAAGTAAACCAGGACGCAATCAATAAAGCCTTGTGGGGCGCCTGTGATACCTTCCGCGGTACTGTCAGTGCCGACACCTATAAGGACTTTATCCTTACCATGCTGTTTCTGAAATACATCTCTGATGTCTGGCAGGATCACTACGATGGCTATGAAAAAGAGTACGGTGACGAGCCTGAGCTGATTACGGAAATGATGAAAAGCGAGCGCTTCATTATTCCAGAAGTCATCCTTCGCAAAGAAGATGGCTCCATAAGAGATCGTTTCATGGGTAACTTCTCCAGCCTGTGGGAACGCCGACACCAGCCGGGTAATGGTGAACGCATCGATCGCTGTCTGCATGAAATTGAAGAAGCCAATGGCACCAAACTGCGCGATTCTGCCAAAAGTGTCTTTCAGGATATCTCCTTTAACACCGACAAGCTCGGTGAAGAAAAGCAAAAAAATGAGATTCTTCGCCATCTGCTGGAAGATTTTGCCAAACCCGCACTGAACCTTCGCCCTTCCCGTGTTGGTAACCTTGATGTGATTGGCAACGCCTATGAATATCTGATTAAAAACTTTGCTGCCGGTGGTGGCCAGAAGGCAGGAGAATTTTATACCCCCCCGGAAGTATCTGACCTGATGGCCGAATTGATGGACCCGCAAGAAGGTGATGAAGGGTGTGACCCGGCTGCGGGTTCTGCCTCACTGTTGATGAAGTTGGGGCAGAAAATCCGTAACAAAACAGGCAGCAAAAAGTACGCACTCTTCGGGCAGGAAGCCATTGGCTCCACCTGGTCGCTGGCCATTATGAATATGTTCCTGCACGGAGAGGATAATCACCGCATTGAATGGGGTGACACCATTCGTAACCCCAAACTGCTTGATAAACAAGGTGATTTAAAGCTCTTTGATATTGTTGTTGCCAATCCACCGTTCTCATTAGATAAGTGGGGTCAGGATGGTGCAGCTGACGATAAGTTCAGTCGTTTTCGTCGTGGAATACCGCCAAAGACCAAAGGTGATTATGCTTTTATTCTGCATATGATTGAGACCCTGAAACCAGGCACGGGTCGCATGGCTGTCGTCGTACCCCACGGCGTTTTATTCCGGGGTTCCACTGAAGGCAAAATTCGTCAGAAGCTGATTGAAGAAAATCTTCTGGATGCGGTCATCGGTCTACCGGAAAAGCTGTTCTATGGCACAGGTATTCCTGCTGCAATTCTGATCTTCAAAAAACAGCGCAATGACAACAATGTGTTGTTTATTGATGCCAGCCGCGAATTCAAGTCAGGTAAAAATCAGAACCTGCTGACCAAAGATAATCTGAAGAAGATTATCAAAACCTACCGGGCTCAGGCGGATGTGGATAAATACTCTTATGTGGCCAGTTTTGAGGAGATCAAAGAGAACGATTTTAACCTGAACATTCCCCGCTATGTGGATACTTTTGAGGAAGAAGAGGAGGTTGATCTGGAGGCTGTTCGGGCTGAACGGCTGCAACTGAAAGATGAGCTGGCTGCGCTGGAAGTGAAGATGGAAGGTTATTTGAAGGAGTTGGGTTATGGTGCCTGA
- a CDS encoding type II toxin-antitoxin system RelE/ParE family toxin — protein sequence MDNEKPIFWMGSSLEDLLEFPDMAKREAGYQLSRVQRDLDPERWKDFKTVGTGVREIIISEEGDAFRVMYVAKFEEAVYVLHSFQKKTQQTSKHDKQIATRRYKQVLAEQSKRRKDG from the coding sequence TTGGATAATGAAAAACCGATTTTCTGGATGGGTAGCTCCCTGGAAGACCTGCTTGAATTCCCAGATATGGCCAAGCGAGAAGCGGGTTATCAGTTAAGCCGGGTACAGCGTGACCTTGACCCTGAACGCTGGAAGGATTTCAAGACAGTGGGAACGGGTGTCAGAGAAATTATCATTTCGGAAGAAGGTGATGCTTTTCGTGTGATGTATGTAGCCAAGTTTGAGGAAGCTGTATACGTGCTACACAGTTTTCAAAAGAAAACCCAGCAAACCAGTAAGCACGACAAGCAGATAGCAACCCGCCGTTACAAGCAGGTTCTTGCGGAACAGAGCAAAAGGAGGAAGGACGGATGA
- a CDS encoding SprT family zinc-dependent metalloprotease has protein sequence MSAELLVTYGDEQIRVQREVSSGHAGKVLITVHPDGRVVARAPISATDADVRAAVKKRLRWIYSQLRQFGEQAQYVMPRNYVSGETHLYLGRQHLLKVFVSPEEKPQVKMLRSRLEVTVREKSPDKVKTLLAGWYKVRAEEVFERRLHILLPQLLWISAPPKLRLQSMQTQWGSCSAKGTITLNPLLVKAPRECIDYVLIHECCHLAEHNHSERFYRLMGEVMPDWQAVKARLDQLAGVIFS, from the coding sequence GTGTCGGCTGAACTGCTTGTTACTTATGGGGATGAACAGATCCGGGTTCAGCGTGAAGTCAGCTCCGGTCATGCCGGGAAAGTGCTGATTACTGTTCACCCCGACGGTCGAGTGGTCGCTCGTGCTCCCATATCTGCCACTGATGCTGATGTCAGGGCAGCGGTAAAAAAGCGACTTCGATGGATTTATTCGCAGCTTCGCCAGTTCGGTGAGCAGGCGCAATATGTGATGCCAAGAAACTATGTCAGTGGCGAAACGCATTTATATCTTGGCAGACAACACCTTTTGAAAGTGTTTGTCTCTCCTGAGGAAAAACCTCAGGTCAAGATGTTGCGCAGTCGGCTGGAAGTGACCGTCAGGGAAAAATCCCCGGATAAAGTGAAAACCCTACTGGCTGGTTGGTACAAGGTGCGTGCCGAGGAAGTCTTTGAGCGACGGTTGCATATTCTACTTCCTCAATTACTTTGGATTTCGGCTCCACCAAAACTGCGTTTACAATCAATGCAAACTCAGTGGGGGAGCTGTTCTGCCAAAGGAACCATTACATTAAATCCACTGTTGGTGAAGGCTCCGAGAGAGTGTATTGATTACGTTCTCATTCACGAATGCTGTCACCTTGCAGAGCATAATCACAGTGAACGATTTTACCGGTTGATGGGGGAGGTCATGCCTGACTGGCAGGCTGTTAAGGCAAGACTGGATCAGTTGGCTGGGGTTATATTCAGCTGA